In Salvelinus fontinalis isolate EN_2023a chromosome 25, ASM2944872v1, whole genome shotgun sequence, one genomic interval encodes:
- the LOC129823278 gene encoding glycogenin-1-like isoform X1, which produces MSKDQAFVTLATNDNYARGAMVLGKSLRNHQTTRQLVVMIGPKVSDPCKGVLHKIFDEVLLVEVLDSRDAAHLTLMKRPDLGVTFTKLRCWTLTHYSKCVFMDADTLVVQNIDELFDREELSASPDPGWPDCFNSGVFVFRPSDETYGKLLQYCTEHGSFDGGDQGILNGYFSDWATADISKHLPFIYNLSSIAIYTYLPAFKQYGGNAKVVHFLGQTKPWSYTYDPTTKKISGDMQETSTHLSFLLDWWFLYSSSVVPMMAEGYGDQPFHSGCVEVSLEFQSSVKESCNHDGHWPALWSQICSPKEDGWKGSSTSHEPHHTEPYMPPETSEERKQKWEQGQADYMGIDSFDNIQKKLDAFLK; this is translated from the exons ATGTCAAAAG accaggCTTTTGTGACATTGGCGACCAATGACAACTATGCCAGAGGAGCCATGGTCCTGGGCAAGTCCCTGAGGAACCACCAGACAACCAGGCAGCTGGTGGTGATGATCGGACCCAAAGTTTCTGATCCCTGCAA GGGAGTGCTTCACAAGATCTTTGACGAGGTCTTGTTGGTGGAAGTGTTGGACAGCAGAGATGCAGCTCACCTGACCCTGATGAAGAGACCTGACCTGGGAGTCACCTTCACCAAGCTACGCTGCTGGACCCTTACACACTATTCCAAATGTGTCTTCATGGACGCAGACAcactg GTGGTACAGAACATAGATGAGTTGTTTGACAGGGAGGAGCTGTCTGCGTCCCCGGACCCCGGCTGGCCAGACTGTTTCAACTCCGGCGTGTTCGTGTTCCGGCCCTCCGACGAGACCTACGGCAAACTGCTCCAGTACTGCACAGAACACGGCAGCTTCGATG GAGGAGACCAGGGGATCTTGAATGGCTACTTCAGTGACTGGGCAACAGCAGATATATCCAAacacctccccttcatctacaaccTCAGCAGCATAGCAATCTACAcctaccttccagcattcaaaca ATACGGTGGCAACGCCAAGGTGGTCCACTTCCTGGGTCAGACCAAGCCGTGGAGCTACACGTACGACCCCACGACCAAGAAGATCAGCGGGGACATGCAGGAGACCTCCACACACCTCAGCTTCCTCCTGGACTGGTGGTTCCTCTACTCGTCCTCTGTGGTGCCCATGATGGCGGAGGGATACGGAGACCAGCCCTTCCACTCTGGCTGCGTGGAAGTCAGTCTAGAA TTCCAATCCTCGGTCAAAGAAAGTTGTAATCATGATGGTCACTGGCCTGCGctgtggtcccagatctgtagtcCCAAGGAGGATGGATGGAAG GGAAGCAGCACGTCCCATGAGCCCCATCACACTGAGCCATACATGCCACCCGAGACATCCGAGGAACGCAAGCAGAAATGGGAGCAGGGCCAGGCGGACTACATGGGAATAGACTCGTTTGACAATATCCAGAAAAAGCTTGATGCTTTTCTCAAATAA
- the LOC129823278 gene encoding glycogenin-1-like isoform X2, with the protein MSKDQAFVTLATNDNYARGAMVLGKSLRNHQTTRQLVVMIGPKVSDPCKGVLHKIFDEVLLVEVLDSRDAAHLTLMKRPDLGVTFTKLRCWTLTHYSKCVFMDADTLVVQNIDELFDREELSASPDPGWPDCFNSGVFVFRPSDETYGKLLQYCTEHGSFDGGDQGILNGYFSDWATADISKHLPFIYNLSSIAIYTYLPAFKQYGGNAKVVHFLGQTKPWSYTYDPTTKKISGDMQETSTHLSFLLDWWFLYSSSVVPMMAEGYGDQPFHSGCVEFQSSVKESCNHDGHWPALWSQICSPKEDGWKGSSTSHEPHHTEPYMPPETSEERKQKWEQGQADYMGIDSFDNIQKKLDAFLK; encoded by the exons ATGTCAAAAG accaggCTTTTGTGACATTGGCGACCAATGACAACTATGCCAGAGGAGCCATGGTCCTGGGCAAGTCCCTGAGGAACCACCAGACAACCAGGCAGCTGGTGGTGATGATCGGACCCAAAGTTTCTGATCCCTGCAA GGGAGTGCTTCACAAGATCTTTGACGAGGTCTTGTTGGTGGAAGTGTTGGACAGCAGAGATGCAGCTCACCTGACCCTGATGAAGAGACCTGACCTGGGAGTCACCTTCACCAAGCTACGCTGCTGGACCCTTACACACTATTCCAAATGTGTCTTCATGGACGCAGACAcactg GTGGTACAGAACATAGATGAGTTGTTTGACAGGGAGGAGCTGTCTGCGTCCCCGGACCCCGGCTGGCCAGACTGTTTCAACTCCGGCGTGTTCGTGTTCCGGCCCTCCGACGAGACCTACGGCAAACTGCTCCAGTACTGCACAGAACACGGCAGCTTCGATG GAGGAGACCAGGGGATCTTGAATGGCTACTTCAGTGACTGGGCAACAGCAGATATATCCAAacacctccccttcatctacaaccTCAGCAGCATAGCAATCTACAcctaccttccagcattcaaaca ATACGGTGGCAACGCCAAGGTGGTCCACTTCCTGGGTCAGACCAAGCCGTGGAGCTACACGTACGACCCCACGACCAAGAAGATCAGCGGGGACATGCAGGAGACCTCCACACACCTCAGCTTCCTCCTGGACTGGTGGTTCCTCTACTCGTCCTCTGTGGTGCCCATGATGGCGGAGGGATACGGAGACCAGCCCTTCCACTCTGGCTGCGTGGAA TTCCAATCCTCGGTCAAAGAAAGTTGTAATCATGATGGTCACTGGCCTGCGctgtggtcccagatctgtagtcCCAAGGAGGATGGATGGAAG GGAAGCAGCACGTCCCATGAGCCCCATCACACTGAGCCATACATGCCACCCGAGACATCCGAGGAACGCAAGCAGAAATGGGAGCAGGGCCAGGCGGACTACATGGGAATAGACTCGTTTGACAATATCCAGAAAAAGCTTGATGCTTTTCTCAAATAA